One Pelodiscus sinensis isolate JC-2024 unplaced genomic scaffold, ASM4963464v1 ctg34, whole genome shotgun sequence DNA segment encodes these proteins:
- the LOC142823753 gene encoding T-cell-interacting, activating receptor on myeloid cells protein 1-like, whose product MASELTIVFLETYWPKPSISLRLSRGVALETTVTIQCWAWHHNMRFLLYKDGSPTTQQEVEPAGLVAEFPIHFMSQRDAGSYRCRCRSKQSSYWSEFSDPVKLELVDPSYPKPSISMCPSEGFAPGGAVTIQCRCRSGGGRVLLSKAGDPASQRVMDPTGDVAEFRIHNLSRTDAGNYSCQCGAQRDPNVCSEPSDPVELVVAESLQEQRGSRGH is encoded by the exons ATGGCATCTGAGCTCACCATTGTCTTCCTCG AGACCTACTGGCCCAAGCCCTCCATCTCCCTGCGCCTCAGCAGAGGGGTCGCTCTGGAGACCACCGTGACCATCCAGTGTTGGGCTTGGCACCACAACATGAGGTTCCTGCTGTACAAGGATGGGAGCCCGACcacgcagcaggaagtggagccgGCTGGGCTCGTGGCTGAGTTTCCCATCCACTTCATGAGCCAGAGAGATGCGGGGAGCTACCGTTGCCGCTGTCGCTCCAAACAGTCGTCCTACTGGTCAGAGTTTAGTGACCCCGTGAAGCTGGAGTTAGTAG ATCCCAGCTACCCCAAACCCTCCATCTCCATGTGCCCCAGTGAGGGGTTTGCCCCAGGGGGAGCTGTGACCATCCAGTGCCGGTGcaggtctgggggagggagggtcctgCTGAGTAAAGCTGGAGACCCGGCTTCGCAGCGCGTGATGGATCCCACCGGGGACGTGGCTGAATTTCGCATCCACAACTTGAGCCGGACAGATGCAGGGAACTACAGCTGCCAATGTGGCGCCCAGAGGGACCCGAATGTCTGCTCAGAGCCCAGCGACCCCGTGGAGCTGGTGGTGGCAG AGAGCCTGCAGGAACAACGCGGAAGCAGAGGGCATTAA